In one window of Pseudochaenichthys georgianus chromosome 5, fPseGeo1.2, whole genome shotgun sequence DNA:
- the cldn19 gene encoding claudin-19 isoform X1, giving the protein MANSGLQLLGYFLALGGWIGIISTIALPQWKQSSYAGDAIITAVGLYEGLWMSCASQSTGQVQCKIFDSMLSLDIHIQTCRALMVVSVLLGFMGMIISVVGMKCTKVGDNNPTTKSRIAVTGGALFLLAGLCTLVSVSWYATQVSYQFFNPNTPPNARYEFGSALFVGWAAASLTVLGGGLLCCSCSKEDMRGQQYYRQSQPSTTREPNVKSTPPEKREQYL; this is encoded by the exons ATGGCCAACTCAGGGCTCCAGCTGTTGGGTTATTTCCTGGCGTTGGGCGGATGGATCGGCATTATCTCCACCATCGCCTTGCCCCAGTGGAAGCAGTCTTCGTACGCCGGCGATGCCATCATCACGGCCGTGGGTCTGTACGAGGGGCTGTGGATGAGCTGCGCCTCGCAGAGTACGGGACAGGTGCAGTGCAAGATCTTTGACTCCATGCTCTCGCTGGACA TCCACATCCAGACATGTCGGGCCCTAATGGTGGTGTCGGTGCTGCTGGGCTTCATGGGCATGATCATCAGCGTGGTGGGCATGAAGTGCACGAAAGTGGGAGATAACAACCCGACCACCAAATCCCGCATCGCTGTGACCGGAGGAGCTCTCTTCCTGCTCGCAG GTCTTTGCACCCTGGTGTCTGTGTCCTGGTACGCCACTCAGGTGTCCTATCAGTTCTTCAACCCAAATACACCGCCCAACGCAAG gTATGAGTTCGGCTCGGCCCTGTTCGTGGGCTGGGCCGCGGCCAGTCTGACGGTGCTGGGCGGCGGCCTGCTGTGCTGCTCCTGCTCTAAAGAGGACATGCGAGGGCAGCAGTATTACCGCCAATCACAGCCCTCCACAACCAGGGA ACCAAATGTTAAAAGTACCCCACCAGAGAAAAGGGAGCAGTACTTGTAG
- the cldn19 gene encoding claudin-19 isoform X2 — translation MANSGLQLLGYFLALGGWIGIISTIALPQWKQSSYAGDAIITAVGLYEGLWMSCASQSTGQVQCKIFDSMLSLDIHIQTCRALMVVSVLLGFMGMIISVVGMKCTKVGDNNPTTKSRIAVTGGALFLLAGLCTLVSVSWYATQVSYQFFNPNTPPNARYEFGSALFVGWAAASLTVLGGGLLCCSCSKEDMRGQQYYRQSQPSTTREAELLSETSFPD, via the exons ATGGCCAACTCAGGGCTCCAGCTGTTGGGTTATTTCCTGGCGTTGGGCGGATGGATCGGCATTATCTCCACCATCGCCTTGCCCCAGTGGAAGCAGTCTTCGTACGCCGGCGATGCCATCATCACGGCCGTGGGTCTGTACGAGGGGCTGTGGATGAGCTGCGCCTCGCAGAGTACGGGACAGGTGCAGTGCAAGATCTTTGACTCCATGCTCTCGCTGGACA TCCACATCCAGACATGTCGGGCCCTAATGGTGGTGTCGGTGCTGCTGGGCTTCATGGGCATGATCATCAGCGTGGTGGGCATGAAGTGCACGAAAGTGGGAGATAACAACCCGACCACCAAATCCCGCATCGCTGTGACCGGAGGAGCTCTCTTCCTGCTCGCAG GTCTTTGCACCCTGGTGTCTGTGTCCTGGTACGCCACTCAGGTGTCCTATCAGTTCTTCAACCCAAATACACCGCCCAACGCAAG gTATGAGTTCGGCTCGGCCCTGTTCGTGGGCTGGGCCGCGGCCAGTCTGACGGTGCTGGGCGGCGGCCTGCTGTGCTGCTCCTGCTCTAAAGAGGACATGCGAGGGCAGCAGTATTACCGCCAATCACAGCCCTCCACAACCAGGGA GGCAGAGTTGTTGAGTGAAACTAGTTTCCCTGACTGA